One Lycium barbarum isolate Lr01 chromosome 5, ASM1917538v2, whole genome shotgun sequence genomic window carries:
- the LOC132639310 gene encoding uncharacterized protein LOC132639310, with protein sequence MEVHEMKQECGGVNEGVGRRQKGVGTEEEWGSLIDKVSKFCIKYQILIPKLDEPYFTSLRSRRKLAGCTISHHYYVEVFCKVIDWQIQELSYRFDEVTTDLLHGIACLNPIDLFSSFDLRKIMRMAEHYPDDFDEFSMGVLENQLASYIIDVRDLDERFSDLKGLCDLSKRLVQTKKHSNYPLVFLLVKLALLLPVATASVERTFSAMKFIKNDLRSRMNESYFSGCLVPYVEKDVFNRISNDVIIKTFQGMKPRRVQL encoded by the coding sequence ggaggaagaatgggGTTCGCTTATTGATAAAGTATCTAAATTTTGTATCAAGTATCAAATTTTGATACCTAAATTAGATGAGCCGTACTTTACCTCTTTGAGATCACGGCGTAAACTTGCTGGTTGTACTATCTCACACCATTATTACGTTGAAGTGTTTTGCAAAGTTATTGATTGGCAAATTCAAGAGCTTTCTTATCGTTTTGATGAAGTAACGACTGATTTGCTTCATGGAATTGCTTGTTTAAATCCAATTGACTTATTTTCTAGTTTTGATCTCAGGAAAATAATGAGAATGGCTGAACATTATCCTgatgactttgatgaatttagTATGGGGGTTCTTGAGAATCAACTTGCGAGTTACATTATTGATGTTCGTGATCTTGATGAAAGGTTCTCCGATCTAAAAGGACTTTGTGATCTTTCAAAAAGATTAGTTCAGACAAAGAAGCATTCAAACTACCCTCTTGTATTCCTCTTAGTGAAACTTGCCTTGCTCTTGCCAGTTGCCACTGCATCCGTTGAAAGAACTTTTTCGGCAATGAAGTTTATCAAGAATGACTTGCGGAGTCGAATGAATGAGAGTTATTTTAGTGGTTGCTTGGTGCCTTATGTAGAAAAAGATGTGTTTAATAGGAtctctaatgatgttattataaaAACATTTCAAGGAATGAAACCTCGTCGTGTACAGTTGTAG